A section of the Sphaerodactylus townsendi isolate TG3544 linkage group LG11, MPM_Stown_v2.3, whole genome shotgun sequence genome encodes:
- the LOC125440511 gene encoding 1-aminocyclopropane-1-carboxylate synthase-like protein 1 isoform X2: MSYLEPHLLQYSDTQGIKSFREEIAKFLTEYAKAPSALDPEHITVMNGCCAVFAALSTVLCDPGDGYLIPAPYYGGINAKTWLYGGMQPVHVPLFSEVTNEETHPFQLTIEKLETALKEALEQGIRVRALILINPHNPLGDIYPAQLLKECLEFAHRYKLHIIMDEIYMLSVYGDTTFTSILSLDSLPDPDRTHFMWGFSKDFGMCGVRVGVLYTKNDEVRKAVNKLAVFHGCPGPVQHILSQFLSDREWLDNVFFPTNRRRLKEAQNILVDGLAEIGIPVLKSSGGLYVWADFRKFLKSQTFEAEMDLWWKLLEEKLLISPGKAFCCYEPGWFRLVFSDSTDKIYLCVQRLQQMLHDKIDESIPICSSPVEKEYSESDGEPSNYMSTSVDDVSEGCSLRKKIAVFLTNLNADISFF, encoded by the exons ATGAGTTATCTTGAGCCTCATTTACTGCAGTACTCTGATACACAGGGCATCAAAAG CTTCAGAGAAGAAATTGCGAAGTTTCTTACTGAGTATGCAAAGGCTCCATCAGCACTGGATCCAGAACAT ATCACTGTGATGAATGGCTGCTGTGCTGTCTTTGCTGCTCTTTCAACTGTATTGTGTGATCCTGGAG atggGTATCTAATTCCTGCTCCATATTATGGTGGCATAAATGCCAAAACCTGGCTGTATGGTGGAATGCAACCTGTTCATGTACCCTTGTTCAGTGAG gTAACAAATGAAGAAACTCATCCATTTCAGTTAACCATTGAAAAATTAGAAACTGCACTTAAGGAAGCATTGGAGCAG ggCATCCGAGTCAGAGCATTAATCCTGATCAACCCTCACAATCCATTAGGGGACATTTACCCAGCACAGTTGCTGAAAGAATGTCTAGAGTTTGCGCACAG GTATAAATTACACATAATAATGGATGAGATTTACATGCTATCTGTATATGGTGATACCACCTTCACAAGCATCCTTAGCTTAGATAG TTTACCAGATCCTGACCGGACACACTTTATGTGGGGATTTAGCAAG GATTTTGGCATGTGTGGTGTCAGAGTTGGTGTATTATATACCAAAAATGATGAAGTTCGGAAAGCTGTTAATAAGCTGGCAGTTTTCCATGGATGTCCTGGACCGGTGCAACACATTCTCAGCCAGTTTCTTAGTGACAGAG AATGGCTGGATAATGTGTTTTTTCCAACCAACAGAAGAAGACTTAAGGAAGCTCAGAACATTCTTGTGGATGGTCTTGCAGAGATAGGAATACCTGTTCTTAAAAGCTCAGGAGGATTATACGTCTGGGCTGACTTCAGAAAA tTCTTGAAGTCCCAGACATTTGAAGCGGAAATGGATTTATGGTGGAAGCTGCTTGAAGAAAAGCTTCTCATTAGTCCTGGGAAAGCCTTTTGCTGTTATGAACCCGGATGGTTTAGACTGGTCTTTTCTGATTCAACAGATAAGATTTACTTGT GTGTTCAGAGACTTCAGCAAATGCTGCATGACAAGATAGATGAATCCATTCCCATCTGTTCATCTCCTGTTGAAAAAGAGTATTCTGAGTCAGACGGTGAACCTTCCAATTACATGAGCACTTCAGTGGATGACGTTTCAGAAGGATGTTCGCTTCGGAAAAAAATAGCTGTTTTTTTAACAAACTTGAATgcagacatttcatttttttaa
- the GATAD1 gene encoding GATA zinc finger domain-containing protein 1, producing the protein MPLGLKPTCSVCRTTSSSMWKKGGQGEILCNNCTGRPGPPGGGGAAHATTSAAAQHSNGGGAGGGSGGGGKQSKQEIHRRSARLRNTKYKSAPAAEKKVSTKGKGRRHIFKLKNPIKAPESVATIITAESIFHKGVYYQIGDVVSVIDEQDGKTYYAQIRGFIQDQYCEKSAALTWLIPTTASPKDCFDPATYIIGPEEDLPRKIEFLDFVCHAPSEYFKSRSSPFPTIPTRPEKGYIWTHVGPTPAISIKETVASSL; encoded by the exons ATGCCGCTGGGGTTGAAGCCGACATGCAGCGTGTGTcgcaccacctcctcctccatgtgGAAGAAAGGAGGGCAGGGCGAGATCCTTTGCAACAACTGCACGGGGCGCCCAGGGCCGCCCGGGGGCGGAGGGGCCGCTCACGCCACCACCTCGGCTGCCGCGCAGCACAGCAACGGCGGAGGGGCCGGAGGGGGGAGCGGCGGCGGAGGGAAGCAG AGTAAGCAAGAAATTCACAGGAGATCTGCTCGATTAAGGAACACAAAGTACAAATCTGCTCCAGCAGCTGAAAAAAAGGTTTCCactaaaggaaaaggaagaaggcatATTTTTAAGTTAAAAAAT CCCATCAAAGCTCCAGAGTCTGTAGCCACTATAATTACAGCAGAATCTATCTTTCATAAG GGAGTTTACTATCAGATTGGAGATGTTGTTTCAGTAATTGATGAGCAGGATGGTAAAACATACTATGCTCAAATTAGAGGGTTTATTCAAGACCAGTACTGTGAAAAAAGTGCAGCTTTAACATGGCTCATTCCTACTACAGCTAGCCCCAAAGACTGTTTTGACCCTGCAACTTACATAATAG gaCCGGAAGAAGATCTCCCAAGGAAAATTGAATTCTTAGATTTTGTTTGTCATGCGCCTTCAGAGTATTTCAAGTCTCGGTCATCTCCTTTTCCTACCATTCCTACCAGACCGGAAAAAGGTTATATCTGGACTCATGTTGGACCTACTCCAGCAATCTCGATCAAGGAAACAGTAGCCAGCAGCTTATAG